The genomic window CAATAGGAGAAATCCCCACGCCTCCTggggcctcggtttccccatccATAAAATGGGTGCAGGGTAGACTAGGTTTGTAAccaccaaactttttttttttttcaatgcagTGGCACTTTTTCCTTTCCCCAAGACGGCGGCAGTGTGGAGCAGTGGTGAGGGCTGTGAGCACTGGAGCCTGGCCCCTCTTCCTGCTGTTTGGAGGACCTCTGGCTACTCATAAAACATACTcctcagtttttctcatttaataaatGGGAAGAATAACAGTTCTTATCCCGTAAGGTTGCTGTGAGGAGTAAGTGAGAGACTACATGTCTTGGTACCTGGTCAGTACTCAGTAAAGTACAGCTGTCCCCTAGTGGGCTTTTCATATAATGCTACTACtaatagttattattaataaataaactcTGACTAAGCTTGGAGTGGAGGCCcctgaggaaggagaagaagccTAGATCTCTgcagaacagtttgaaaacaatgAAGCACAGGCCCTCAAAGGCACCTTCAGCCAAGGTTTCCAGCCCCCAGAGCTCCATCCTGCGGCCAGTGCCTGGGTGTTGTCCTGGGAGGGCGCTGGCAAGGAGGGCTCACCTGCAGTAGTTGGGGGGGACCATGCCATAGACGTGCACGTGGTCACACAACTCCACCGCGATCACCATGGTAAACCAGCCTGTGCTCAACCACGAATGAGACTTCTCCCTGGGGATGGAGAGGGGTCACGATGAGGGCTCATGCAGGGAGAGATGGGAGCAGGTGACCCCGGGTCACCCACGTGGAGTTCCCTGGAACTCCTCCCATCCACTCATCAGGGCCCCACTCCCACTTTGGTTACCCCAAGTCCAGCCTCGCTGTGGGAGCATGGCATGTGGCACCAGGCAGAGGTGAGGGGTGTGGAGGGAGCTCCTTTGAGGGGAAGAACGGGAACAGGGCATGCTAGAAATGAACTGTCTCCTGGGGAGCCAGGTCACAGTCGGGCAGGCTGAGTGGCTATGATCATAGAGCATGCTAAAAACAGTTGTGCCCATGCTAGAAGCAAACTCCTAAGGGGAGACTAATCAGATAAGTTCATGCTGGAGTGACTGCAGTTCAGAGCAAGGCCTGAAGGAGTAGCCCAGAACCAAGAGCTGTGCTCACACTACAGTGGCCACCAGCCATGTGTGATTGAGATGGGCTGTACGTGTAAATACACACTGCATTTCTTAGGTTGTatggaaaaaagaagggaggccaggcgtggtggctcatacctgtaatcccaggacttcaagaccagcctggggaacatagtgagacctcatctctacaaaaaattaaaacttagccaggtgcggtggctcatgcctgtaatcctagcactttgggaggccgaggtgggcggatcacctaaggtcaggaattggagaccagcctgggcaacatggcgaaacccggtctctactaaaaatacaaaaattagccaggcatggtggcatgtgcctgtagtcccagctacatgggagactgaggcaggagaattgcttgaacccaggaggtggaggttgcagtgagccgagatcgcaccactacactctagcctgggcaacagagtgagactccttctcaaaaaaaaaaaaaaaaaaaaaaaaaaaaaaaggccgggcgcagtggctcatgcctgtaatcccagcactttgggaggccaaggcgggtggatcacaaggtcaggagttcgagaccagcctgaccaacatggtgaaaccctgtctctaccaaaaatacaaaattagcagggcatggtggcgcgtgcctgtaatcccagctactcaggaggctgaggcaggagaattgcttgaacctgggaggcagaggttgcagtgagccgagatcgtgccattgcactccagcctgggcaacagagcgagactccgtctcaaaaaaaaaaaaaaatgtatatgtatataaaattagccaggtgtggtggcacgtgcctgtggtctcagctacctgggaggctgaggtgggaggattgcttgagcctagacggttgaggctgcagtgatctgtgatcatgccactgcactccagcctgggtgacagagtgagactttatctcaaaaacaaaaacaaaatcctctggcaaaatgacaaagaaaaagagagaggacatAAATCATCAATATcggaataaaagagagaaaatcaccACCATAGACCCtatagacattaaaaggataataagaaaATTCCACAACCACACACAgacatttgacaacttagatagAATGGGCCAATTCCCTAAAACCCATAAATGACCATAACTTACTCAAGATGAAATAGATAACCTGAATATCCTATAACTAATACAGAAATTGAGTTTACAGTTTAAAATCTTCTGAAGAAGAACTCTCCAGGCCAAGATACTgtcactggcaaattctaccaaacacttaaagagaAGTAAGCACGATTCTACacagtctcttccagaaaatagaagaaggaacatttcccaattcattttctgaggccagcatgaccctgataccaaaaccaagcAAAGACAGCACCAAAAAAACCTACAGACCAATACCTCTCATGAACACGAACACAAAAATCTCTGATGGatatgatttgctaatatttttgtatatatataaatacatcccttggccaggcgtagtggctcccgcctgtaatcccagcactttgggatgccgaggcaggtggatcacctgaggtcaggagttcgagacaagcctggccaacatagtgaaatcctgtatctactaaaaaaatacaaaaattagccaggcatggtagcacgcacctgcagtcccagctacttgggaggctgaggcaggagaatcgcttgaacccaggaggcggaggttacagtgagccgagatcacgccactgcactccagcctgggccacagaataagacttcatctcaaaaataaataaataaaataaaaaataaatacatacatcccaaagaagtgATGTTTATTCCAGAAGTGCAGAGCCAATTCAATATTCAAAACTcttagcctgagcaacacagtaaaaccctgtctctactaaaaatacaaaaattagccaggcatggtgttgcatgcctgtactcccagctactagggaggctgacgtgtgaggatcacttgagccttagaggtggaggctgcagtgagccatgatcatgccactgcattccagcctgggcctcagagggagatcctgtctcaaataaaacaaaacagtcaATATAAGCCACCATAGTAATAGTCttaagaaaaaccacatgatcatatAAATTGCTgcagaaaaacatttcataaaattcaatattctgtaataataaaaattctcagcaaactagtaagagaagggaacttcctcagcCTGATAAAGGGAgctacaaaaaacctacagctaacatcatattcaatgatgaaagactgaatactggccgggcacagtggctcacgcctgtaatcccagcactttgggaggccaaggcaggtggatcatgaggtcaggagttcgagaccagtctggtcaacatggtgaaaccccatctctactaaaaatacaaaaattagctgggtgtggtggcacatgcctgtgattccagctgctcgggaggctgaggcaggagaatcacttgaacttgggaggcagagattgcagtgagctgagattgcgccactgcactccagcctgggcgacagggcaagactctatctcaaaaaaaaaaaaaaaaaaaaaaaagactgaatacTTTCTCCCTAAGACTAGGACCAAGGCAAGGAAGTCCACTCTCACCATTTCCAATAcaattcaacattgtactgaaaaTCCTAGCCAGTGtaataaagcaaaaagaagaaataggcatacagattagaaaggaagaaataaaattgtccttATTTGCATGCCACATGATTATCTGCATGGAAAATCCCAAAGAGTCTACAAAAATCTCctaaaatcaggctgggcacggtggttcactcctgtaatcccagcactttgggaggccaaggcgggtggatcgcctgaggtcaggagtttgagaccggcctggccaacacagtgaaaccctgtctctaccaaaaatacataaattagctgggtgtggtggcgcacgcctgtggtcccagctacttgggaggctgaggcagcagaatcacttgaacccaggaggtggaggtgcagtgagccaagatcacgccaccgcactccagcctgggcaacagagcaagactccctctcaaaaaaaaaaaaaaaaaaaaaaatctcctagaaccaataagtgagtttagcaaggttacAGGATACaggatcaacacacaaaaatcaatttctcttttttttcttttttttttcttgagatggagtctcgccttgttgcccaggctggagtgcaatggcaggatgtcagctcactgaaacctccacctcccgggttcaagcaattctcttgcttcagcctcccgagtagccgggattataggcgcgcgccaccacatccagctaattttttgtatctttactagagatggggtttcaccatgttggccaggctggtctcaaactcctgacctcgtgatccgtccacctcagcctcccaaagtactgggattacaggcatgagctaccacgcccagccacaaaaatcaatttctatatgccatttctatatattagcaatTAACAATTGGgaacaaaaaaatattaataccatttataatagctccaaaattttttaaatatttaggtataaatctaacaaaatatgtacaggagCTATATGTTGAACATATTgggttaaaaatatattaaagttgcttttactactttttttcttaaagagatgtAAGAtgtagtctcattctgtcacctaggctggagtgcagtggcaccatcatggctcactgcagcctcgacctcacgggctcaagtgatcctcctgcctcagcctcctgagtagctaggactacaggtacaagccaccgcacacagctattcactaattttaaaatgtgattactatgaaaataaattacatatgtggctcacataGATTTCTATTGGGCACCACTGGCCTAGCTTTCCTAGGGAGATTAGTCACAGCAGGGCATGCTGGGAGTGATGCATCCCTAGAGCAGAGCATGCCAGGAGCAACTGTGTGCTTAAGGCAAGACATGCTGGGAACAGTCAAGACTTTACGTTGGGTACACTATGGGGAGCTTCTCTCAGAAAGATGCTAGGAGCGACTGTGCAACCTCAGAGCAGAGCATGCTGGGTGGGGGCCCTTGTGCCCTCAGAGCAAGGTATGCCAGGAGAAAGCCCTCTTGGACAAACCAGGCCATGCAGAGCATGCTGGAAAGGACCCACGTGAACAGCTGGACATGAAGAGAACTCTCCTAGGAGGCCCAACCAGAGGACGGCAGGACTTGACTACCCCTCAGAGCAGTGCATGCTGGGAGCAACAGGCCCTCTGGACGGGGCATGCTGAGAAGGAGCACAGGGCTGGCCAGAGGGGGCAGGCGGGAGGCTGGTACCTGTCCTTGCCCGTCTCACCCCGGAAGAGGTCGTCAAATTGCCGCATGCGGCCGGGAGAGACGGCATATGCTTCCATGTTGGGGAACACCAGGCCCGCCCGCTGGATCACACGCACGAGGCTGCCCTGGGGCTTCTGCATCTTGCTTGGGGGCCCCCAGAAGATGAACACGGTTTCAGGGGTCCGGTTGACAAACTCCTGGGGCCTCCTCAGCACTCGGAACACACTGGAATGGGCCACGACGCGGTAGGTGGTCTTGTTGCCCACATCAGCTGAGTAGCCAGTGGTAGGTGCATCATTCATGCGGATTGTACACTCAGCCCGCTCGATCTCAGGGCCCAGCTTGGTGCCCAGCAGGTGGCTGGAGCTGCTGACAATCACACACTGGTGGCACCGAGAAGGCAGCGTCTGGGGGATAAGGAAAGTCAACATTATCACGGCCACTCTGTGCTGGCCCTGTGCTCCATACATCCAGGCCTCCAGGACCCAGGAATTGTTATGCCCATTTTAAAGACAGGGAAACTGAgcccattcattccacattcaacacaCATTGATAGCAAGCTGGTTAACGGCCAAGTCCTGGGGCAGAGCAAGGAGCAAAACAGACCGGGCTTCTGCCTTCAAGAAACAGGTGGGGGGACAGATAAGAATGCACATAATAcatgccaggaaaaaaaaagaaaatagtggcaAATGGCTAGgcactgtagctcatgcctgtaatcccagcactttggggaggctgaggcaggcggatcacctgaagtcagaagttcgagaccagcctggccaatatggtgaaatcccatctctaccaaaaaaaacaaaacttagccgggcgtggtgctgagtgcctgtaatcacagctactcaggagactaaggcacaagaattgcttgaacctggaggcagaggttgcagtgaacctagattgtgctactgcattcaagcctaggtgacagagcaagactctgttgaaagaaagaaaggtaagaagaaagaaagaaaagaaacaaggaaaggaaagaagaaagaaaagaaaaaggaaaggaaaggggaaaaaggaaaggaaaggagaggagagggagaaggggagggggagaggagggggagaagagagggggagggggagatgagacggggaggggacagagaggaggggagagggaggggaggggaagggaggggaaacaGGGGCAAGTGACCAAAGAGCGACTGCAGCCGGGGCACTTTAGGAGTGGTGGCCTGgaagtccaggtgcagtggctcacgcctgtaatcctagcactttgggaggctgaggtgggcggatcacctgagctcaggagttcgagaccagcctgaccaacatggagaaaacccgtctctacgaaaaatacaaaattagcaaggtgtggcggcgcatgcctgtaatcccagttactcgggaggctgaggcaggagaatcgcttgaacccaggaggcagaggttgcggtgagccgagatcgcgccattgcactccagcctgggcaacaagagcgaaactccatctcaaaaatacaaaagaatctAATTTGTGAGAGGATTCTAACATAACTGACTCCATCCTGTTTCTGACCTCACAATCTAACCACCCTTGCTCATTCCTGTCCATAGGCTAAGCTAACTATGAGAGGAATTTACTTTATAGTTTAACTCTGaagcaaagatgataacagcccctTCCCAAAACTGAACTCCACCTTGTTTGGGGActaaaactgcctttgtaaagttAATAAAAGGGCACAAGGTAACAACTGAGACAGAGGCTTGGACTCTGCTAGGATACAGGTGTAGTAAAAtcatttgttttacttattttccttttccttcggCCTTCTCTTCCTAGATGCATGATTGCCTGCATATAGTCAGTTCGATAGAAGGTAGTCACTAATAATTGATTATCTCACCCCCTGCACACCTTTCTGTCAAGCTGTAGGCATAAACTATAACCAGTCATTATCTCTTAGCTTGCTTTTCTGCTAAGATGTAGCTATAGTTGAATTATAACCAGTCATTGTTTcttagtttgctttttaaaatatagataacaTCATCATTGTTTTTAACATAGATAACATTGTTATTGTAAAACCtgagtgcttgagatatttttcagaccttGCAATCTGGTAGATCAATGGATGCCAACCAGACCAGTGACccatggcccccacccaggaactgactctgCAGGTGAAGACAGTTTTAacacccctatgatttcatccccaaccgtTCTCTAGTCCCCCTGCCTGCCAAACTATCCTTTAAAAACCGTGGCTTCCAAATTCTGGGGGAGGCAGATTTGAGAAATATCCCGCGTCTCCTCATTTGGCTGGCCCTGCAATtgttaaactctttctctgctgcaacacCCGCAGTCTCAGTGTATTGACTTTTtctgggcagcaggcaagaagaagCTGTCGGGCTGTAACAGAGATGCCTCCCTGAGCTGAGATGTGAAGGATGAAGAAGGACCACCTAGGGAAACATATTCAAGGCAGGAGAAACAGCCAGCACAAAGGCTCCAATGTGGAAATAAAGGTGGTACGTTGAAAACCAAAAGAAGGCCATTCAGTTGGGGCAGAGTCAACAAGTAGGAGAACAGAAGGTCACAAAGTCTATGTGACCACAGATCCCCAGCTCTCCAAAGAGGACATCTTCCAAAAAGCACCCATGACATTTCCACAGCACCCAGAAACCAGAACCACCTTGTTATTAAGGAAGGTGTGAAAGCCACTCTGGGCTTGTTTCTCCATGGCTGAAATGAATGGGTTGGAACCACATGCTCTCTGGGGTCTATTTTTTGCCCATGGAATTCCCATTCACCCTTTAAGGCTAAGCTCAAATGCTACCTCCCCCAAGGCAGCCTTCCCTGAGCCCTTACTCCAAGATCCAGCAACACATCCCACGTACCTCGACTGGCGCTCCCACTTTTCTGAGTGCTAGTTTTTCTGGCTTCCCCTGTGATGCTGGAAGCACTGCAAGCCAGGCTCTGTCTCTCCTTTCCACATCACCCACACGCAAGCTGTCCCATTTTTATTCCGCTTTCAAGGGTTCTTAGGGTAGAGAAAGACTCACTTAGGTGTTAACCTGTCTCCAGACACCTGCTAATGTGTCCTTTCCTAGTGAGGGTGTGTCCAGAGGCCGGGCTCTACACTCTGCATGCAAAGGCcttgaagaaaatataggagggtcagtgaggaaggagaaagaggtacTACAGTGTGAACTCCAGAAATATAACCTGAATTTCATGGCTACCCAAGGCCAACAGAAGTCCCCAGGAATGACTGtggcctctctgtgcagctgCATCTTAGCAGGGGGTAGGAAAATACCATCTTCTTCTTTCCCTCACTGTGTGGCCTTAGACAtgtgacttcacctctctgagactTGGTTACTCCATCTCATCAAGGAAGATAATAATGCTGCCCTCACAGGGCTTGTCTGAGGATTACTGGTGAtcaaagtgcctggcacacacaggCACTTGATAAAGGGCAGCCGGTATTATTACTGCTTTTGTGTTGTCAAATGTCCCAGTGCTCTGCTCCCAAGCCTGTGTGGGCTCCCCAGCAGAGACAGAGAGCAgtgaaaacagaaacacattttCAAAAGGATTCTGATTCAGGAGATGGTAGGATATTAGCAATaagggtggggacttggagagaactgaggcccagacaggGGCAGTgcacttatccaaggtcacacagcaagcagCGAGCTGAAATCACCGGAGGCAGGGCCTTGACTCCCAGGGTCCACCTTTCCTTTAGGAAAGAACAGGTGGAGGGAGTGGTGATGCTGGGCAGTAGGGAGGAGCTCCCAGGGAGCTCCCCAAAGCAGCTGCGCTACCTTGTTGCCGAGAATGGGGACATAGCCGTCAGTGATGCTCCACTTCTTGAGGTTGACAGGTCGGCGGCTACGGCCCCGCAGGGAGCCGTAATGGAAGACCTCACTGGCACTGTTGGAGCTGTAGAGgatgaggatggtgatgaggGCAAAGAGGATCACGAACACTGCTGACCGCTGCTCCTGGAGAGAGGAGAGGTCAGTGAGGGCCCAGTTGCCGGGCAGGCTCAGCGCCCCACCTCCTTGCCacctaccatgcctggttaactcCTGCTTTTTGTTGCAGACCAGTTCAGGCACTACTTCCTCCAGGAAGGCCTCCTTCAGCTGCCTCAGTCCCCCCATCACAACACTGATCATACTGCATTCAAACTCCCATCCCTCCAATTAGACCGTGAGCTCTGGGACTAGGTCAGCCTTGCTCCCCACTGTGTCCTAGATCCCAGGGCAGGGCCTGGAACATGGAAGGTTCTCCAGGAGGGTTTGCTGGACTGGATTGAATATGTCAGGATTCCCTATAGCTGCTGCTAAGAGGATGTCTAGAGACAGGTGGGACATCTGAGTGAGAGGGTCTAGGTCTTCCCCTAACAGTAACTCTCCAATGTATTGCCTCTAGCTCCAAATTTATCCTTTTTGTCTGCTCTGTGGAAATGGATCTGGGccctttaaatattttccctTGTCAGTTAGCTGCATATTAAACTTTGTGAGTAGAGGGTGCTGGACAGACACTGCAGGAGGAAAAGCATTTGCTTCTTGGTTCTGGGAGGCTCCTTCAGTGCACACGGCCTCTCCAGTAAGGGCATCTTACCCACTGCCCAGAGGCCAGCAGTGCCAGCATTACCAGCAAGTCAGGCATATTGCCTCTGGCTCTTGCTGTGATCACAGCTTCTCCGAAGTCCAGCTCCTACAGTGCACTCAACCACCTGCAGCACCCGGAGGCTGGCAGCTTCCCCTCCCCAGGCCAGTTCTGTACTGGAGCCATCCAGGGGGCCATAGCTGGGCCTTCTTCAGCAAGGCCCGGATCTCAGCCTTTATGGGGGCAGGGGTGCTCCTTATATTAATATCTGCTATTCCTGTATTCCTCAAAATTCCAATCCCTTGTTACTCTAGTGTCCTATTATAGTCAATAATTTTTTGCATTAAACTTGTCCTGTTTAATCACTGTGTAGTTTCTTTCTCCTGATTAAACTCAAATTAATAAACCACCCCATCCCATTTCCAAACCTCAGGCTCCACCAAGGCTGCAGTGGATCCTAGGGAAGGGGCATGCAGGGCCAGTCATGTAGTAAGTGCTtaggaaagaatgaatgaatgaaagaacgaTGGGGAATCCTGATATTCTCAGGGTCATGCTCGGGCTGTATCACCTTTGACTCTGATCAGTGCACCCTCACCCCACTTCCCGCTCACCTCCACCTGCCCCCTCACCTCCTGCACAGCACTCCACAGTCACCTCGGCTAGTCCTTGACCATCACAGACGGGCCGTCAGGCCTGGGAAGGCAGAGCTGACCCTGGGCCCGGGAACAGGCAGGAACTTGCCCTAAGCCACTCAGAAGATCAGTGGCCAAACCAGGGCTTAAACCTGGGCCTCCCAGGCATGGGCGGCTTCTTGAGGGGAAGAAGAGACTTGTGGTGGCTGGGGTCTGAGACAGGTCCAAAGGAACCCGTTCCATGGAGGGAAGTGAAAGGCTCAATGGGGTTAAGAAATGAAGGGAGACTTACTTTGTTGCTACTCATTTCTCTCCGGCGTCTGCTGAGGGGTAGGTGTCCGCGTCCTGCAGGTGGCCCTGGGGGCAGGGACGTGGGTTCACACCTGCAAGCCACCAGAAAGGGTTATTATGGCTTCGGTGTCCTCCTTTGGGTCCAGCAAGCCAAAGGCTACACCTTCTCTGCCCCGCACTAGTTCTTCTATGCACCCAGAACTTTAAGGCTCAGGACTGTATCCCTTTTGCAGACGGAGACACTGAGGGCCAGAAAGGCCAGGAatctgcctgaggtcacacagcctggTGGCAGCAGAGCCCTGCCCATTCTCCTCCCTAAGCAGGGGACTTCCCACACCAAGGCAGCTGGCAGGGCCAAAGCTGGCTCCCCTGCTGGAGGACCTGACCTCCACACAGTAGGAGCCCCATTCACACCCTGCTCTAAACCCTGCCTTGGGTCCCTGTGGTGTCAGAATAAAACAACACCGCTTGTAGGCCCCCAAACTCCTCTGCTCTGGCTCCCTCTCAGGTTGGCCTGGAACGCTCTCCCTCCTATGGCCTCCTGACTCCCACT from Pongo abelii isolate AG06213 chromosome 13, NHGRI_mPonAbe1-v2.0_pri, whole genome shotgun sequence includes these protein-coding regions:
- the ST6GALNAC6 gene encoding alpha-N-acetylgalactosaminide alpha-2,6-sialyltransferase 6 isoform X3; the encoded protein is MACSRPPSQCEPTSLPPGPPAGRGHLPLSRRRREMSSNKEQRSAVFVILFALITILILYSSNSASEVFHYGSLRGRSRRPVNLKKWSITDGYVPILGNKTLPSRCHQCVIVSSSSHLLGTKLGPEIERAECTIRMNDAPTTGYSADVGNKTTYRVVAHSSVFRVLRRPQEFVNRTPETVFIFWGPPSKMQKPQGSLVRVIQRAGLVFPNMEAYAVSPGRMRQFDDLFRGETGKDREKSHSWLSTGWFTMVIAVELCDHVHVYGMVPPNYCSQRPRLRRMPYHYYEPKGPDECVTYIQNEHSRKGNHHRFITEKKVFSSWAQLYGITFSHPSWT
- the ST6GALNAC6 gene encoding alpha-N-acetylgalactosaminide alpha-2,6-sialyltransferase 6 isoform X2, producing MSSNKEQRSAVFVILFALITILILYSSNSASEVFHYGSLRGRSRRPVNLKKWSITDGYVPILGNKTLPSRCHQCVIVSSSSHLLGTKLGPEIERAECTIRMNDAPTTGYSADVGNKTTYRVVAHSSVFRVLRRPQEFVNRTPETVFIFWGPPSKMQKPQGSLVRVIQRAGLVFPNMEAYAVSPGRMRQFDDLFRGETGKDREKSHSWLSTGWFTMVIAVELCDHVHVYGMVPPNYCSGPASGACPTTTTSPRGRTNVSPTSRMSTVARATTTASSPRKRSSRLGPSCMALPSPTPPGPRPPSLWDLRRVRGEAASAQPLGQGPSSGQSRLAGVSPSQSGP
- the ST6GALNAC6 gene encoding alpha-N-acetylgalactosaminide alpha-2,6-sialyltransferase 6 isoform X4 — translated: MSSNKEQRSAVFVILFALITILILYSSNSASEVFHYGSLRGRSRRPVNLKKWSITDGYVPILGNKTLPSRCHQCVIVSSSSHLLGTKLGPEIERAECTIRMNDAPTTGYSADVGNKTTYRVVAHSSVFRVLRRPQEFVNRTPETVFIFWGPPSKMQKPQGSLVRVIQRAGLVFPNMEAYAVSPGRMRQFDDLFRGETGKDREKSHSWLSTGWFTMVIAVELCDHVHVYGMVPPNYCSQRPRLRRMPYHYYEPKGPDECVTYIQNEHSRKGNHHRFITEKKVFSSWAQLYGITFSHPSWT
- the ST6GALNAC6 gene encoding alpha-N-acetylgalactosaminide alpha-2,6-sialyltransferase 6 isoform X1, whose protein sequence is MACSRPPSQCEPTSLPPGPPAGRGHLPLSRRRREMSSNKEQRSAVFVILFALITILILYSSNSASEVFHYGSLRGRSRRPVNLKKWSITDGYVPILGNKTLPSRCHQCVIVSSSSHLLGTKLGPEIERAECTIRMNDAPTTGYSADVGNKTTYRVVAHSSVFRVLRRPQEFVNRTPETVFIFWGPPSKMQKPQGSLVRVIQRAGLVFPNMEAYAVSPGRMRQFDDLFRGETGKDREKSHSWLSTGWFTMVIAVELCDHVHVYGMVPPNYCSGPASGACPTTTTSPRGRTNVSPTSRMSTVARATTTASSPRKRSSRLGPSCMALPSPTPPGPRPPSLWDLRRVRGEAASAQPLGQGPSSGQSRLAGVSPSQSGP
- the ST6GALNAC6 gene encoding alpha-N-acetylgalactosaminide alpha-2,6-sialyltransferase 6 isoform X5 is translated as MGWGRRAPSWQSKEQAGSGAIAQSEELSTGVRQRCEPTSLPPGPPAGRGHLPLSRRRREMSSNKEQRSAVFVILFALITILILYSSNSASEVFHYGSLRGRSRRPVNLKKWSITDGYVPILGNKTLPSRCHQCVIVSSSSHLLGTKLGPEIERAECTIRMNDAPTTGYSADVGNKTTYRVVAHSSVFRVLRRPQEFVNRTPETVFIFWGPPSKMQKPQGSLVRVIQRAGLVFPNMEAYAVSPGRMRQFDDLFRGETGKDREKSHSWLSTGWFTMVIAVELCDHVHVYGMVPPNYCSQRPRLRRMPYHYYEPKGPDECVTYIQNEHSRKGNHHRFITEKKVFSSWAQLYGITFSHPSWT